One Lepus europaeus isolate LE1 chromosome 7, mLepTim1.pri, whole genome shotgun sequence DNA segment encodes these proteins:
- the KLHL35 gene encoding kelch-like protein 35, protein MREPRGPEESASGCAAPCLASCYAQRVLQALDAFRRSGTLTDVVLRAGGRDFPCHRAALSAGSAYFRSLFAAGRPERGLALVPVEAPGAEPAGAAAALAVVLDYVYGAGVRLRAEDEAANVLALAERLGVAGLRDVCARFLEGRLRAHNSLALRRVAAAFSLAPLAERCGRVLRQAFAEVARHADFLELAPDEVAALLADPALGVAREEAVFEAAMRWVRHDAPARRGQLRRLLEHVRLPLLAPAYFVEKVEADELLQACGECRPLLLEARTCFILGRETGSLRARPRRFMDLAEVIVVVGGCDRKGLLKLPFADAYHPESRRWTPLPSLPGYARSEFATCALRNDVYVSGGHINSRDVWMFSSHLHTWIKVASLHKGRWRHKMAVVQGQLFAVGGFDGLQRLRSVERYDPFSNTWAAATPLPEAVSSAAVAPCAGQLYVIGGAGQDGMNTDKVQCFDLREDRWSLRSPAPFSQRCLAAVSLEDTIYVVGGLMSKIFAYNPGTDAWGEAAALPSPVESCGLTVCDGKVHILGGRDDRGESTDRVFTFDPSSGQVEAQPALQRCTSSHGCVTIVQSLSR, encoded by the exons ATGCGGGAGCCCCGCGGGCCGGAGGAGTCGGCGTCCGGCTGCGCGGCCCCGTGCCTGGCGTCCTGCTACGCGCAGCGCGTGCTGCAGGCCCTCGACGCGTTCCGTCGGAGCGGCACCCTCACCGACGTGGTGCTGCGCGCCGGCGGCCGCGACTTCCCGTGCCACCGCGCCGCGCTCAGCGCGGGCAGCGCCTACTTTCGCAGCCTCTTCGCCGCCGGGCGCCCGGAGCGAGGCCTGGCCCTCGTGCCCGTGGAGGCGCCGGGCGCGGAGCcggccggggcggcggcggcgctggcCGTGGTGCTCGACTACGTGTACGGCGCGGGCGTGCGGCTGCGCGCCGAGGACGAGGCGGCCAACGTGCTGGCGCTGGCCGAGCGGCTGGGCGTGGCGGGCCTGCGCGACGTCTGCGCGCGCTTCCTCGAGGGCCGCCTGCGCGCGCACAACAGCCTGGCGCTGCGCCGCGTGGCCGCCGCCTTCTCGCTCGCGCCGCTGGCCGAGCGCTGCGGCCGCGTGCTGCGCCAGGCCTTCGCCGAGGTGGCGCGCCACGCCGACTTCCTGGAGCTGGCGCCCGACGAGGTGGCGGCGCTGCTGGCGGACCCCGCGCTGGGCGTGGCGCGCGAGGAGGCGGTGTTCGAGGCGGCCATGCGCTGGGTGCGCCACGACGCGCCGGCGCGCCGTGGGCAGCTGCGGCGCCTGCTGGAGCACGTGCGCCTGCCTCTGCTGGCGCCTGCCTACTTCGTGGAGAAGGTGGAGGCCGACGAGCTGCTCCAGGCCTGCGGCGAGTGCCGCCCGCTGCTGCTCGAGGCCCGCACCTGCTTCATCCTGGGCCGAGAGACGGGCTCGCTGCGGGCCCGGCCGCGCAG ATTCATGGACCTAGCCGAAGTGATCGTGGTCGTCGGCGGTTGTGACCGCAAGGGTCTCTTGAAGCTGCCGTTCGCCGACGCCTACCACCCAGAGAGCCGGCGCTGGACGCCGCTGCCCAGCCTGCCTGGCTATGCACGCTCCGAGTTCGCCACCTGCGCTCTCCGCAACGACGTCTACGTCTCAG GAGGCCACATCAACAGCCGTGATGTGTGGATGTTTAGCTCCCATCTGCACACCTGGATCAAGGTAGCCTCGCTGCACAAGGGCAGGTGGAGGCACAAGATGGCGGTCGTGCAGGGGCAG CTGTTTGCGGTGGGCGGCTTCGACGGCCTGCAGCGCCTGCGCAGTGTGGAGCGCTATGACCCCTTCTCCAACACCTGGGCGGCCGCCACGCCCCTCCCAGAGGCCGTGAGCTCTGCGGCGGTGGCGCCCTGTGCCGGCCAACTCTACGTGATCGGGGGCGCCGGGCAGGACGGCATGAACACAGACAAG GTGCAGTGCTTTGACCTCAGAGAGGACCGGTGGAGCCTGCGGTCACCAGCACCTTTCTCACAGCGGTGCCTCGCCGCCGTGTCCCTGGAGGATACCATCTATGTGGTGGGCGGCCTCATGAGCAAAATCTTCGCCTACAACCCTGGCACCGATGCCTGGGGGGAGGCTGCAGCTCTCCCCAGCCCCGTG GAGAGCTGTGGCCTGACTGTGTGTGATGGGAAGGTCCACATTCTTGGCGGACGGGATGATCGCGGGGAAAGCACCGACAGAGTCTTCACCTTTGACCCCAGCAGCGGACAGGTGgaggcccagccagccctgcagcGCTGCACCAGTTCCCACGGCTGTGTCACCATCGTCCAGAGCCTGAGCAGGTGA